In Pongo pygmaeus isolate AG05252 chromosome 13, NHGRI_mPonPyg2-v2.0_pri, whole genome shotgun sequence, one genomic interval encodes:
- the LOC129044488 gene encoding LOW QUALITY PROTEIN: NADH dehydrogenase [ubiquinone] 1 alpha subcomplex subunit 5-like (The sequence of the model RefSeq protein was modified relative to this genomic sequence to represent the inferred CDS: substituted 2 bases at 2 genomic stop codons) yields MAGVLKKTTGFMRLAVCKSSHKTTEPDVKKLEDQLQGVQIKEVILQVESELSLARKMIQRKXXEMFMEEPPANQWKWPM; encoded by the exons ATGGCAGGTGTGCTGAAGAAGACCACTGGCTTCATGCGACTGGCTGTATGCAAGAGTTCACACAAGACAA CAGAACCAGATGTTAAAAAATTAGAAGACCAACTTCAAGGTGTTCAAATAAAAGAGGTGATTCTTCAGGTTGAAAGTGAACTAAGTCTGGCAAGAAAAATGATACAGCGGAAATGATAGGAGATGTTCATGGAAGAGCCTCCTGCCAATCAATGGAAATGGCCAATGTAA
- the LOC129044745 gene encoding olfactory receptor 13J1 — protein sequence MEPLKRTEVSEFFLKGFSGYPALEHLLFPLCSAMYLVTFLGNTAIVALSVLDVHLHTPMYFFLGNLSTLDICYTSTFVPLMLVHLLSSWKTISFTGCAIQMCLSLSTGSTECLLLAITAYDHYLAICQPLSYRMLMSHRLCVLLTGAACVLCLLKSVTEMVISMRLPFCGHHVVSHFTCKILAVLKLACGNTSVSEAFLLVGSILLLPVPLAFICLSCLLILATILRVPSAARHCKAFSTCLAHLAVVLLFYGTIIFMYLKPKSKEAHISDEVFTVLYAMVTTVLNPIIYSLGNKEVKEVARKLWGRIRASR from the coding sequence ATGGAGCCGCTCAAAAGAACAGAGGTGTCCGAGTTCTTTCTGAAAGGATTTTCCGGCTACCCAGCCCTGGAGCACCTGCTCTTCCCTCTGTGCTCAGCCATGTACCTGGTGACCTTCCTGGGGAACACAGCCATCGTGGCGCTGAGCGTGCTAGATGTCCACCTGCACAcacccatgtacttcttcctggGCAACCTCTCCACCCTGGACATCTGCTACACGTCCACCTTTGTGCCTTTGATGCTGGTCCACCTCCTGTCATCCTGGAAGACCATCTCCTTTACTGGCTGTGCCATTCAGATGTGTCTGAGCCTGTCCACGGGCTCCACGGAGTGCCTGCTACTGGCCATCACGGCCTATGACCACTACCTGGCCATCTGCCAGCCACTCAGCTACCGCATGCTCATGAGCCACCGGCTCTGTGTGCTGCTGACGGGAGCTGCCTGCGTCCTCTGCCTCCTCAAGTCGGTGACTGAGATGGTCATCTCCATGAGGCTGCCCTTCTGTGGCCACCACGTGGTCAGTCACTTCACCTGCAAGATCCTGGCAGTGCTGAAGCTGGCATGCGGCAACACATCGGTCAGTGAAGCCTTCCTGCTGGTAGGCTCCATCCTGCTGCTGCCTGTACCCCTGGCATTCATCTGCCTGTCCTGCTTGCTCATCCTGGCCACCATCCTGAGGGTGCCCTCGGCCGCCAGGCACTGCAAAGCCTTCTCCACCTGCTTGGCACACCTGGCTGTAGTGCTGCTTTTCTACGGCACCATCATCTTCATGTACTTGAAGCCCAAGAGTAAGGAAGCCCACATCTCTGATGAGGTCTTCACAGTCCTCTACGCCATGGTCACAACCGTGCTGAACCCCATCATctacagcctggggaacaaggaggtgaaagaggTTGCCAGAAAGCTGTGGGGCAGGATTCGGGCCTCCAGGTGA